A region of Oryzias latipes chromosome 18, ASM223467v1 DNA encodes the following proteins:
- the gabarap gene encoding gamma-aminobutyric acid receptor-associated protein — MKFQYKEEHPFEKRRSEGEKIRKKYPDRVPVIVEKAPKARIGDLDKKKYLVPSDLTVGQFYFLIRKRIHLRAEDALFFFVNNVIPPTSATMGLLYQEHHEEDFFLYIAYSDESVYGNSQREM, encoded by the exons ATGAAGTTTCAGTACAAAGAGGAGCATCCATTTGAGAAAAGGAGGTCCGAGGGCGAGAAAATACGGAAGAAGTACCCGGACAGGGTTCCA gttATTGTGGAGAAAGCCCCCAAGGCTAGAATAGGAGATCTGGACAAGAAAAAATACCTTGTCCCTTCTGACTTAACAG tgggccAGTTTTACTTCCTCATCCGGAAAAGAATCCACTTAAGAGCAGAGGATGCTCTCTTCTTCTTTGTAAACAACGTCATTCCTCCCACCTCAGCAACCATGGGACTGTTGTACCAG GAGCACCACGAAGAGGACTTTTTCCTCTACATTGCCTACAGTGATGAGAGTGTGTATGGGAACAGCCAAAGGGAAATGTGA